Proteins encoded within one genomic window of Episyrphus balteatus chromosome 1, idEpiBalt1.1, whole genome shotgun sequence:
- the LOC129907879 gene encoding uncharacterized protein K02A2.6-like has product MATVVTPPTFTPAILPLNLKSSNMPVEWKNWLTQFKIFLRASSLDTQADQRKVALLLHHMGPDSLEIFFSFDLDLDNVLFDDLVAKLEAHFLPKVNIAMERHKFFTRTQQLGESMDDYITALKNLSLSCDFDKLREELVRDIFVCGLSNSWSNVKERLLTEGAIKLEKALEIAKTIELTKDHAKQLELNNQSHINAINHHPTKNFEKYQNQSYNNNFRHQMSPSIKPHSNSNKKQNSYSSNTYISKNNCSRCGQIHQYRCPAIGVTCNTCKNKNHYSKMCRLNRRNSNSAYVRNVEACQQSDNEDYDEGDDNTLFLGMLKQTICTPKNSWIIMLTISNHTVECQVDTGAQANVMSLEQFEALQCSSKLTSSSTRIMTFSGERLPVIGCCILKCIHDGQQYLINFHILELRCHAVLGLETCIQLKLIPKVDKNNMKCINKQVSEFQNYSNSFNSLIEKSNFSGIKTSQSILDNYSDVFKGLGLLKEKCHLKLRSDVPPSIDYPRKVPFALQGPLKEELNRMEQLGVIVKVEEPTEWVSSIVLVKKPNGKIRLCLDPRNLNKALLRAHHPFPNLDECKSRIKGSICFSILDANSGFWMVPLDEESSKICTFITPFGRYRFMRLPFGIKTAPEIFHAQMLKLFSDIEGLIIFIDDFFIYAESIEKHNEILNKVLKRAQDIGLKFNPDKSKICVEELKFLGFVFNRNGVRPDKSKVKAICEMPRPTSVGDLQRFLGMVNYLGSFVKDLSIKNNHLRQLLKKDVVWHWNDIHEKEFNDLKSLISNAPILTFYNPNKLITLSVDASKNAVGAVLAHDNSPIAFASATLTSSQENYAQIEKELFAILFGCTKFHQYVYGQRILVETDHKPLVPLFSKPLYQVPARLQRFMLRLKSYDLDVVYKPGKYMYTADTLSRAPLPDTILTEFDKDLDIHCNLLIANLAVSSDKLQSIKVASDKDEIISKVKEYVKLGWPNNKKKVSHSCMPFYKVRDELHVIDDILLKSNRIVIPSSLRPETLKLIHEGHLGVQRCQSLAKDIVFWPNINNDIQNIVTDCETCMRYRSSQQKEPLQSHEIQPIPWYKVGTDIFEFNKQTYLLVVDYWSKFIEIELLSSGYSSQFVIKKLKSIFSRHGIPQIIVSDNGPPYSSQDFKQFCFDWNIEHTTSSPYLPRSNGLAERSIQTIKKLLIKCLETNSDPYIALLHYRTISKGNLPAPSELLMSRKLRTKLPALSQNFIPKQIDTEKYATDLKKKTEKSKIYYDKTAKNLLPLAPGQKIHYKKNPTSYWSPGIILEKCKEPKSYVIQDEEGTTYRRNRQHIMDTHTQKTSTPFQLSVTENNKKDTSPEAVEIDTSPSSSRTRYGRESKAPDRFGYPKDHI; this is encoded by the coding sequence ATGGCTACGGTAGTGACTCCACCAACTTTCACGCCAGCAATTCTTCCGCTTAATTTGAAATCTTCTAATATGCCGGTGGAATGGAAAAATTGGCTGacacaatttaaaatatttttacgtGCATCCAGCTTGGACACCCAGGCAGACCAAAGAAAAGTAGCACTTCTCTTGCATCACATGGGACCAGACTCTTTAgaaatctttttttcatttgatctCGACTTGGATAATGTCTTATTTGATGACCTCGTGGCTAAATTAGAAGCACATTTTTTGCCAAAAGTCAATATCGCTATGGAGCGACACAAATTTTTCACAAGGACGCAGCAATTAGGTGAATCAATGGATGACTACATAACCGCGCTAAAAAATCTAAGCCTTTCATGTGATTTCGACAAGCTAAGAGAAGAACTGGTAagagatatttttgtttgtggtttAAGCAATAGCTGGTCTAATGTAAAAGAACGTCTGCTTACTGAAGGAGCTATAAAGCTTGAAAAAGCGCTCGAAATTGCAAAGACAATTGAGCTCACAAAAGACCACGCAAAGCAATTAGAATTAAATAATCAAAGTCATATAAATGCTATTAACCATCATcctacaaaaaatttcgaaaaatatcaaaatcaatCATACAACAATAATTTCCGTCATCAAATGTCACCTTCAATTAAACCACATTCAAAcagcaataaaaaacaaaacagctaTTCGTCAAATACATATATATCAAAAAACAATTGTTCCCGTTGCGGTCAAATTCACCAATATCGATGTCCAGCAATTGGTGTTACATGTAATacatgcaaaaacaaaaaccattatTCTAAGATGTGCCGTTTAAACAGAAGAAACTCCAACAGTGCTTATGTACGAAATGTAGAAGCTTGCCAGCAATCAGATAATGAGGACTATGATGAGGGAGATGACAACACATTGTTCTTAGGTATGCTTAAGCAAACTATATGCACACCAAAGAACAGTTGGATTATAATGCTAACAATATCCAACCATACCGTTGAGTGTCAAGTTGATACTGGAGCCCAGGCAAATGTGATGTCATTAGAACAGTTTGAAGCCTTACAGTGTTCTTCTAAATTAACATCATCATCTACTCGCATCATGACATTTAGCGGTGAACGTCTTCCAGTTATTGGTTGCTGTATATTGAAGTGTATTCACGATGGTCAACAATATTTAATCAACTTTCATATTTTGGAACTCAGATGTCACGCAGTACTTGGATTAGAAACCTGCATTCAACTTAAATTAATTCCTAAGGTAGATAAGAATAATATGAAGTGTATAAATAAACAAGTGTCTGAATttcaaaactattcaaattctTTCAACtctttaatagaaaaaagtaatttcaGTGGTATAAAAACTAGTCAATCTATTTTAGATAACTATAGTGATGTTTTTAAGGGTCTAGGGCTACTAAAGGAGAAGTGTCATTTAAAATTGCGTTCTGATGTGCCACCTTCGATTGATTATCCACGTAAAGTTCCTTTTGCATTGCAAGGTCCATTAAAAGAAGAACTAAATCGTATGGAACAACTAGGGGTTATAGTAAAAGTTGAAGAGCCAACAGAATGGGTGAGTTCCATAGTGcttgtcaaaaaaccaaatgGTAAAATCAGATTATGTCTTGATCCTAGGAATCTAAACAAAGCTCTTTTAAGAGCTCACCACCCTTTCCCCAATTTAGATGAGTGTAAGTCTAGAATAAAAGGTTCAATTTGTTTCAGTATTTTAGACGCAAACTCTGGCTTTTGGATGGTGCCTTTGGACGAGGAATCTTCCAAAATTTGTACGTTCATAACACCGTTTGGAAGGTATCGTTTTATGCGTCTTCCTTTCGGTATTAAAACAGCTCCTGAAATATTTCACGCACAAATGTTGAAACTCTTTTCGGATATTGaaggtttaattatttttatcgatgattttttcatatatgcGGAGTCAATTGAAAAACAcaatgaaattttgaataagGTTCTCAAAAGAGCACAAGATATAGGTCTTAAATTTAATCCTGACAAGTCAAAAATATGTGTTGAAGAATTAAAATTCCTTGGTTTCGTTTTCAATAGGAATGGAGTTCGCCCAGACAAATCAAAGGTCAAAGCAATATGTGAAATGCCACGACCCACATCTGTAGGTGATTTACAGAGATTTCTAGGGATGGTTAATTACCTAGGCAGCTTTGTAAAAGACTTATCTATCAAAAATAACCATCTTCGTCAGCTCTTAAAGAAAGACGTGGTATGGCATTGGAATGACATACATGAAAAAGAGTTTAACGATTTAAAGTCACTCATATCCAATGCACCGATTTTAACATTCTATAATCCGAATAAATTAATCACTCTTTCTGTCGATGCTTCTAAGAACGCTGTTGGTGCAGTTTTAGCACACGATAACAGCCCAATCGCTTTTGCTTCCGCTACTCTGACGTCCAGTCAAGAAAATTATGCTCAAATAGAAAAAGAGCTTTTTGCTATCCTGTTTGGCTGCACAAAATTCCACCAGTATGTGTATGGTCAGCGTATTTTGGTAGAGACTGACCATAAGCCACTTGTCCCACTATTTTCAAAACCATTGTATCAGGTACCAGCTCGACTACAAAGGTTTATGTTGCGTTTGAAAAGTTATGATTTAGATGTCGTTTACAAACCAGGGAAGTATATGTACACAGCGGACACACTCTCGAGAGCTCCATTGCCAGATACCATTTTGACAGAATTTGATAAGGATTTAGATATTCATTGCAACCTTTTAATAGCCAACTTAGCAGTTTCTTCGGATAAACTTCAAAGTATAAAAGTAGCTAGTGACAAGGATGAAATAATTTCCAAAGTCAAGGAGTACGTAAAGCTCGGTTggccaaataataagaaaaaagtttctCACTCTTGCATGCCATTTTATAAAGTCAGAGATGAATTGCATGTTATTGATGACATTTTACTTAAATCTAATAGAATTGTCATACCATCCTCTCTTCGCCCTGAAACTTTGAAACTTATCCATGAGGGACATTTAGGTGTTCAAAGATGTCAGAGTCTTGCTAAAGAcattgttttttggccaaatataaataatgacATCCAAAATATCGTCACAGACTGTGAAACTTGCATGCGCTATAGGTCTTCACAGCAAAAAGAACCACTGCAGTCCCACGAAATACAACCAATTCCATGGTACAAAGTAGGAACAGATATATTCGAATTTAATAAACAAACTTATTTGTTAGTCGTTGATTACTGGtctaaatttattgaaattgaattactaAGCTCAGGATATAGCAGCCAGTTTGTTATTAAAAAgctgaaatcaattttttctcgCCATGGAATTCCTCAAATAATAGTATCGGACAATGGTCCACCGTATAGCTCCCAGGactttaaacaattttgttttgattggaATATTGAACATACGACCTCCAGTCCGTATCTGCCTCGGTCAAACGGATTAGCGGAACGTTCGATCCAAACaattaagaaattattaattaaatgtCTAGAAACTAATTCAGATCCTTACATTGCTTTATTGCACTATCGAACTATTTCCAAAGGAAACCTACCTGCACCCTCCGAGTTGCTTATGTCAAGAAAACTAAGAACTAAACTACCTGCCTTGTCACAAAATTTTATTCCAAAACAAATCGACACTGAAAAATATGCTACCGAtcttaaaaagaaaacagaaaaatcgaaaatatatTACGACAAAACAGCCAAAAACCTTTTACCTTTAGCCCCAGgccaaaaaattcattataaaaAGAATCCAACGTCCTATTGGTCACCTGGTATTATCCTTGAAAAATGTAAGGAACCTAAGTCATACGTTATTCAAGACGAAGAAGGAACAACCTACCGGCGAAATAGACAGCACATAATGGACACTCACACTCAAAAAACTTCAACCCCGTTCCAACTATCGGTtacagaaaataataaaaaagacacAAGCCCTGAAGCAGTTGAAATTGACACCTCCCCATCTTCTTCAAGGACTAGGTACGGTAGGGAGTCAAAAGCTCCAGATAGATTTGGATACCCCAAAGATCACATTTAA